Genomic DNA from Telopea speciosissima isolate NSW1024214 ecotype Mountain lineage chromosome 2, Tspe_v1, whole genome shotgun sequence:
TTTCCCCCCCTTGTACTATGCACTTCAATTTGATTTCttatcacaaaaaaataaaaaggaataagacTTATTACAGGATTCTccttgattaaaaaaataataaaaatgtgAAGAATTTAATAGTGTCAATGATTCCTTGTCCTTAGTCACTCTATTCCTTGGTTCTTCAGCAGAAGTGGGGCCATTACTATTCCTTTTTGAGTTTGATTACATGGAGGATTTCGCAATGCTTCAGAAAAGTGAATATGGTGGCAGATATTTGTAaaggtatttatgtaatatccctttatatgttctaatataatcctacttgtattaatgcccaggctgtgaggggcaatctagtaattagcccatctgacctaaaccctagttttcctatatatactagctagaggcagcagtctgggtattccaaactagatactcagggtgtaatgctttaagcaaccttgtgcttaaaccctaaccctaacaatattttggaaaagaaTTGAGCAAGATCACATTTGCCTTTGGTTTGGTATGACTATCCAAGCTTTGCGTCTTCGGAGGTTAGTTGGGATACCTAGAGAAGGCCTCGTTTAGGTTTAAATAACTGGTTACTTTAAGTTTTATTGGGATAAGAGTCTGTTGATGGCAATGTCGAAGGTGGATCTCTTCCAAACTTGCGTTTTTCATTCCCTGCTGAATGCTATGTAATAGGTGGAGGAGATGAAAGCATGCGTAATGTTTATGCGTTTGGGTATGCCTGGACGATAACTTGTATTTGTAATTCAATTTTTCTTGTCAATATACTTTGCTAACTTCTAGCAAAaaagtaaatatataaataatagtGTCAATTATTCATAAGTACCAAGAAACTTATGGCCTCATTTGTGTTGGATaattctttattaaaaaaaagtgtTGGTTAATTCCATTCTTAATTACTAGTAGAAACACAATAAATTGCTTATTTTGTTCATGTAAACAAGCTTATAAAAACTGATTTGTAGATGTGATAAAGTAAAGAAATTATTAACCCCACCACACCAGTGGGTGAACTTGCATTTATAAATTATGATGGACAAGTAAGAGTTCATCATATCTAATTATATGTTTATTTGCTCTTAATGATTTCATGTTCACTTAAAAATCAAAGAGTGCAAGAATCCTTATTTGAGGGACAAATATATAGAGACttcttaaaaaaagaaatagactctTTTTTGTTCCATCAACATCAGTCTATGAATATCAAAGCAATATataaaaattgcaaaatttAAAGACACAAAGGATATAACCCTTCAGGGGGTCACCTTTGAAAGATATCTTACACCAAACCAAACCTACCCAAATGATTAGAGTTATCAATCTAATTGATTTATCTTTATAGGGTTTGTGACACTTTCAACAACtaagtcttatcccaactaaatgaggtcggctATATAGATCCTTCCCCTCCAATCAGTCTTATTCGagatcatacttgatacaaaaCGTAAGCTATGTATgtttttcctcaccacttctcttagGATCCTTTTAGGTCTGtctctggctcttttagttccttcattCCGAGTCACATCACTCCTTTGTatatactggagcatccaaaggtctCCATGAACATGGTAATGCCATCTCAAACGATTTTctcgcaacttatcatgtatcagagctactcccaaatcttaaatctaaaatgaaatttctttaCCCAATGAATGAGCACTTAAATCAATAACGTTGCACACATATGGTAAAGTAGACTATTTATCAAAGTAAATGAATACAAGGAGATCTATTAGATGGTCAAAATCAACTAGTTATGAGACTTCTTAAGTTGAGGGGGACAAATCTAGGGTTACAATCCTTGAGGGACCTCTAAACTTGGAAGAGTTCTTTCctttaaataacataaaatgCCATGAACAGAGACAATAGCAACAATTGCATTAATTGACTTTGGAATCTCATTTATTCATTAAAGAAGGAAGTTGGAATTATATAGAGGAACCCTAATTAAAGCCTAAAGAGGAGGGTTGCCCACAGTCAAAACTATGTTCCTCTTTGGAGAATGGAAAAGTAAGAGATGTCTGCAATGCTTAAAAGAGACACCATCCATTTGTACTACTTGTGGTCACCGACAGTTTGCTCTCTGGTCTACAATGTCCAGAGAAGATCAAGCTGTGCGAGATGCACGTGGAACCAGTTATAAAGCAAAGACGCGTTTCATGGGAATAAGAACAAGAACATCCATCATTATTAGTTACATGATCCAGTGGTTTCCTCCCTTTGGTCCACGTGTGTAACTGGACTAAGTTTTCCTTTTTACCCGTAGAGAAGGTCTAAATGAATGGTCGTTATTTtcatatccgtgtccgtatctgtttagtactattcgaatccgtccgaaagctaaacagatacggatatggataggctataactatccgaaaaaactatatttacatgtaaacggataaaatattcgatccgtaacCGTTTAGcgctatccgaatccgtccgaaagctaatcggatgcagatacagatataacactatctgagccaaatccaatccgtttatATCCCTACATATTACACTTCCACCCTTATTTACGAAATCGAAATTATCATTGGCCATGGTGAAAGGAAtaatttcttcttcatcctGGGTGAAAGGAAACTTGATCCTCCTTAACAAGtgtagaaccaaaaaaaaatatagaataaCACTCATCTCTCTCAGACGTAAAGTAAATAAGTAACACGTCACCTATCATATTTCAATTAAATGGAAATTTGACATGACAAATCTACATCATTTCTTAAACATCCAACAGTCAAAATTTCTAAATCATCATGAATCTAGAACCTATTcgtacatgtatatatatatatatatatatatatatatatgcttcaCATATGGTTAGCTCATGACATGTGTCAATTTTTTTAactttcatatatatatatatatatatatatatatatatatatgcttcaCATATGGTTAGCTCATGACATGTGTCAAtttttttaactttcataaATGATCCTCCACCGCATTCTTAATGGgaaaaaattttgttgctacTCAGGTTGCAGGAATGTTCTTGCTACATGAACTTACAgtcaaagaaatggaaaaattcACTTTCCCTTAAGGTTCACAAATACCTTCCTAGGTTataatattttccaaaataatcttttttattccatttctttggctgtgaaTTGGGTTgcagcaaaatttcatcccTCTTAATGGCGTCTGATGGGATACGTACATGTCATCACCTAACCACATGTGAAACATACGCATGTGGGTAGATGATCTTATCTCAAATTCTCAATCACCATTTCACGTGACAAAACACAGGACATGCTAATCTACTTCCTAGTGGTGAGGCATTTTGTAGAATCTTTTTTCTCAAATGTTTAAACCTAAAACTAATCAAGATAGGGACAGTTTGGGTTAACTGTTCACTGTTCACGTATAATTACTTTAACCATGCATATCATCTATCTTAAATAACCCTTAATTAGTTTCTTATCTtttcaaagaaataaataaataaaattggatttcaatttgaatgaaaaaatgaaTCCAACTATCACCACTGAAATATTAAAAAACCTTTTATGTCAATTCCTCacaaagaaacagaaacaaagaggaagaaaaaaaagaaagtggtCAAGAGCTAGTTTGACAAGGAACTCAAGAAACAAGATAACATTAGGTgaccaaaaagttttttttttctggttcaaGATAATGATAAACTCTACAGAAGGAGCTAGTGATcatgaaaatagagaagataCAGAGTTACTTCAGTTTCTTTAGTTAATTTGCAGAATACATGCATGAAAGGAAAgccaaaaaaactaaaaacccatcaaaacatcttcatTTGATGGCTTCTTTTGTCTCCCCCAACATATAAGATCCTACTACTTTCCGGGTCTCACTTGTTTTCTTGTGATTTATTCATGAAATTAAACTCCCTCTCTCtatcccttccttctcctccctaCTAAAACAAAttagttttctcttttttcaataTCTTCTAAGTATGCAAATACAAATAGTCTTCTCTTCCATCAGCTTTGAGATTGGAGATAGAATTTGATTCCTAATTCAAAGCCAGTAGCagtggcggcggtggtggtggccgtGGCGGCGGAAAATTCATGTCCAGAGGGGTTCCCAGACAAATGAGTTTagattgttgttgttgctgtcatcagagaagctcCCATTACTAATTTGGTAGCTCATGTGAGGTGGGCTACTGATGAAACTGTCCAGAAGTGGTGGTGATTGAGAGAGTTGTTCTTGTTGTGGTTGAGACTGTGACATCTCCATATAAATTAAAGCCAGAAGATTGGTGTGTTGGCATTGCATGTTAACTAGCTCTGCTTGGGTTTTGGCCAATTGTGCTTGAAGATCACTAACTTGTTTCTGGAGCTGGCAAATAGCACCTGCAGAACCATAAATTGGGTCTCTAATTCTTGCGTTTGCTTCATAAACCATGCTACTTACTGCATCAGCTCTTTGTGATTCTGGGAGTTCCTGAATTAATAatcaaaaaaacccaaataaaaaaaataaataaataaattgggaAAACAGAGGATTTGAAACAGGGGAAAATAAATGGTGTTTACTTACCTGTAAGAATTTGATGATGTTACTAGCGCCGAAGACACGATGAGCAGTGGTGAATTTGAGAGGTTCAGTGGGAGGGAAGTAAGGTGCGAGAACGCATTTCTCAACACATCGTCGGCGAAGGATCTTACAGGCGGCGCAGGGGCTGACGACAAgggttggaggaggaggagaagatggagatggagatggagagaaaGTAAGGGAAGATTGAGATTGAGGAGAAGAGGAATAGTTaaaggtagtggtggtggcagctGTGTCCGTGGAAACCATctcttacttcttcttcttcttcgtcttcttcttcgtcttcttcttcttcttcttcctttaattggcgagagagagaaaggtggaggggtggggggagatGGCTTCAATTGGGGCCAGGAGAAGGGATTATATAAAGGCCAAGGAATGGGGATCCACGAGGAAATGATGTCACATCTAGAAAACAATGACGTCAGCATTTGCATTACGTCCTTTACCCGCTTAACAGTTTAATGTTCAACGTTTTAAGGAAGGAATCCGGTTCGGATTAATCCGGTCTGACCAAGATCTTAGGTATTGGAATCTGTATCGGTTTTCAATTGATATTGATACCCTTGGGGTTCCACGTAATAGGCGGAAAAATAATTCTACATCGAATATTAAAGGTGTCAATATGAGAGCAGAACCATCTGTTAAAACCCAGTATCAGACCGTTCCATTAATAAACAGGACGATATTGGGATTTGATTTTTGTACCAAATAATAAATAGGACGGGATGGTTCTGGTAAGGGATTCCCAATAGTACAAGTATCGAAATAACGGTTAGGTACCGAAACTATTAGTACCCtttcaaagggtatatttcaTGTTTTTGTATTGAAGGTATATGACAgtagtttgatgtattttagtGTATTTTCTCTTAGGAGATTTTAGCCAATGGACTTTTAGTTCCATTTCTCTAAACTTGTTTTGTGATGGtattaaaaccatatatgaGCATGTTTATTTCATCCTTATTAATTCTTAGACGTCGTTTTGAGAAATTTAcatgtgatctaagaagtttgaagaaggaaaaccATGAAATTCATCTTGGGTTCGTACTCTAAGTTGTTTTTTAATAATGGAACCATTAAAgttattctcctttttttacTAGGCCTAGAACTGTTTAGGAACTAATACCATCACATCTCGTTAATAATTAGAAGTGGGActtaggtttggtcccgtttaCTAAATGGGTTGGTACTGGGAT
This window encodes:
- the LOC122652389 gene encoding LOB domain-containing protein 1-like, translated to MVSTDTAATTTTFNYSSSPQSQSSLTFSPSPSPSSPPPPTLVVSPCAACKILRRRCVEKCVLAPYFPPTEPLKFTTAHRVFGASNIIKFLQELPESQRADAVSSMVYEANARIRDPIYGSAGAICQLQKQVSDLQAQLAKTQAELVNMQCQHTNLLALIYMEMSQSQPQQEQLSQSPPLLDSFISSPPHMSYQISNGSFSDDSNNNNLNSFVWEPLWT